The DNA region CTTTGACCTGTTCTCAATCGGTATCGGGCCATCCAGCTCGCACACCGTCGGCCCGATGAAGGCCGCATTGGCATTTGTAGATCAGCTCCGTCAACAGCAACAACTGGGGGCCGTCACCCGCGTCAAAGCTGACTTATATGGCTCGCTCGCACTCACCGGCCAAGGCCACGGCACAGTCAGCGCCACATTGCTCGGGCTGGAGGGCAAGCATCCACGCACCATCGAGCCAGCCTTGGTCGGGCCACGCGCACTAGCCATCCAGCAGGAAAACGCCATGATGCTGGCGGGCACCCACCCCATCCCGTTCGACTTCACAAAAGACCTGCTGCTGCACAAACACGAATTCCTGCCCAAGCACGCCAACGGTATGCGTTTTTCCGCGTTCGACAGCCAGGGCAAGCCACTGTTGTTGCAAACTTGGTATTCGATCGGTGGGGGTTTTGTCGTGCAGGAAGAGGAATTCGGCACCGATCAACCCACGGTCACCGTCCCCTTCCCCTTCTCGAACGCTGATGAGCTGCTGGCGCACTGTCGCAAACAGGGTAAATCGATTGCCTCACTGGTCTGGGAGAACGAACGCGCCCGGGCCAGCCGGGAAGAGCTACGCGCACGCGGCCTGGAGATTGCGCAAGTCATGCATGAATGCGTGGCCGCCGGCTGCCGCCACGAGGGCATTCTGCCGGGCGGGCTCAATGTCAGACGCCGCGCACCCTCTCTATACAAAAAGCTCTCCGCCCAGCACGCCGCGGGTCAACACAACGCCATGCTGTGGCCCATGCTCTACGCCATGGCGGTGAATGAGGAAAATGCAGCCGGCGGTCGGGTCGTGACCGCCCCAACCAATGGCGCCGCAGGCATCGTACCCGCCGTGCTGGAGTACTATCGGAACTACATCCCCGGCGCCAATGACGACCGTATCATCGAGTTCCTGCTGACCGCAGGCGCGATCGGCCTGTTAT from Chitinivorax tropicus includes:
- a CDS encoding L-serine ammonia-lyase encodes the protein MMISVFDLFSIGIGPSSSHTVGPMKAALAFVDQLRQQQQLGAVTRVKADLYGSLALTGQGHGTVSATLLGLEGKHPRTIEPALVGPRALAIQQENAMMLAGTHPIPFDFTKDLLLHKHEFLPKHANGMRFSAFDSQGKPLLLQTWYSIGGGFVVQEEEFGTDQPTVTVPFPFSNADELLAHCRKQGKSIASLVWENERARASREELRARGLEIAQVMHECVAAGCRHEGILPGGLNVRRRAPSLYKKLSAQHAAGQHNAMLWPMLYAMAVNEENAAGGRVVTAPTNGAAGIVPAVLEYYRNYIPGANDDRIIEFLLTAGAIGLLYKMNASISGAEVGCQGEVGVACSMAAGALAAVMGGTLAQVENAAEIAMEHHLGMTCDPVGGLVQIPCIERNGIAAEQAIKIAQLALLEDGDHKVSLDTVIQTMYETGKDMQQRYKETSQGGLAVNVIEC